The Pseudofrankia sp. DC12 region CGGTTGCGGTGTAGGCCCAGCCGTCCCAGGTTTTGACGTAGGTGATGTCTCCGCACCAGCGGGTGTTGGGCTCGGTGGCGGTGAAGTCCCGGGCGATCAGGTCGGGTGCGGGCACGGGATGGTCCCCGCCGATGGTGGTGCGGCGCCACGCCTTGGGGTGACGTCCTTGCAGGCCAGCGGCCTTCATGAGGCGCCAGACACGCTTGGGCGACAGTAGGTGGCCCGAGGCGGCCAGGTCGGCCTGGACCCGGCGGACGCCGGGGTTCCCGCGTCCGTGGGCGCAGATCGCCTTGATCAGGGTGGTGTAGGTAGCGTCATCGAGGGACCGCTGGCTCGGCCGGCGCTGGAACCAGGCGTAGTAGCCCGACCGAGACACCTCCAGTTCGTCGCACATGAACGTGACGGGGAATGCGTCGGAGGCAGCCCAGTCCGCGATAGCAGCGAACTTCACTGCTTTCCTTTCGCGAACCAGGTCGCAACTTTTTTTGCAAAGTCGACCTGCATCCGTAGTTCCGCGATCGTCGCCGTCGCATCGGCCGCTTCCCTGCGTAGCCGGTCGAGTTCGGTCCGTTCAGACTCGTTCAAGACCGCGTCCGCTGGCCGCTCGGCGGCGGCTTCCCGTGCCTTCTTCACCCATTTACCCAACGTCATCTCGTGGACGCCGATGTTGCGGGCGACCTCGGCGATCGGACGATCACCATCGAGGACGAAAGCTACCGCTTGATCTTTATACTCTTCGGTAAATGCGCGGCGTGTCGAACCCATTTTTGCTCTCCCGATCAATCGGGCAGCTACTCCGGGTGTCCACCGAAGCGGTTACGTTCCACCCCGGCGCCTTCGTGAACGGGCTGTCCGACGACGGCGGACGCGACGACGTCGAACTGTCCGTCCCGAGCCGGCGTTCGAGCTCCGCGACCCGCGCGGTCAGCCCCTCGATCAGCGCCGCCTGCCGTTCGATCAGCGCGGCCTGCCCAGCGATGACAGCCGCCTGCTCCGCGACCAGACGCTCAAGCTCCTCATAGCTCGGCCGGCCCGCGGACTCCACCCCGCAACCTAACCGATCTTGCCCCGCCGCCCGACAACCAGGAGACCGATCACCACACAAGATCCGGAAGACAGCCGCTCAACCGAGCTGAACAGCTACCCCAGATCCATCTCCAGGCGGGAAGAACCGTCCACGACTTCCCGCAGCACACCTGTTCGCGCACTGACCAGATCGACGAACTCATCCTCAGTTAGCATCTGCTCGCCACCGCCGTAATCTCCGGTCTGGCTAGAAGGTGAACCACGGTTTGTACACATAGGTGACGACTGCTTCGCAGATGCAGCCGGCGGCGAGACATCCGAGGCCGACCAGGATGCCTACCCATCGTGTGCCACGCTTTGCGGCCGCTGCGCCTGCCCACGCTGGCAGTGCGCCCAGCAGGCTCATTTTCACAAACAGGCCGGCGTGAGTACGGATCTCGACCGGAACGCCAAAGTCGGTGATGTAGTGACGGTCGAGCTTCGCGGCCCACTTCAGGAGGTAGACCGTCAGAAAGAAGCTCGCGAGTGGCCCCACGGCGACCGAAAAGACGGTCCGGGCCTGGCGCCAGCCCGCCGAGGTCCCGAGCCGCATCAGGGGTGTGGCCGCGGCCTGGGCCCGGGACGGCGACAGTTGGGGCCCGGAACCTCCAGGTAGATCTTTCGCAGGCGGTGCATGCCGGGCCCTGCCCCCGTCTCGGAGAGAGACGGTGGCATCGACGAGGACCTGTGCGTGATCATGAATGGGTCGACGTTCCGCACCTCAGTCAAAAGATCATTTACCACGGTGCATTGCAGTTCACCGAGCACGGACGCTCCAAGACTTAAGCCAGCGGGACGCATCCTGAATCAGCGGGTTCCCGGAGCAAGATGAGGCGGGAGCGCCGATCCGTGGGCTGAGGTATGGGCAGCGGGATGCAACATAAGCGGCCACGGGGGCAAGCGCAAGCCGTATCTGGAAATTTCTCCCGTTCTGGTGTCGGCTCACGGTCCGCCTGCCTGGGCCTATGACGTTCGGTAGCCAATTTCTCCCCTGTTCTGGACGCTAGCGGCGCATCGAAGTAGCTAATTGTATACGCCAACTCGGCGTGAATCACGGTCAGTGAGCACCCTGCTTGTAGATGCCCTGCTCAGGCGCCTGTGGCGCGAACGCTCAGCGCGGGATGAGGTTGGCGACAGAAAGTAGTCGCGAGTCGGCTCGGGTTGCTGGTTGACAGTGGCCGTCACTGTCCGCATAGTCATGCCCCATGTGAGTTTGTCACCAATCTAAATTCCAGCTCCGGGCCTGGTCGGTACTCGTGGCAGGTCGGTGCGCGCCTACATGATCAATCCGGCGCACTTCTCACCCGCTCAACAGCACAGGCGCCGAACCTCGTCGCCGAACCTCGTCGGGGTTCCAATCAGGAGATCCTCGACCGTGGGATTTCCTGCGCCTGTATTCGGCGTCAAAGGGGCATGCCCACAAAGCAGCAGCCGCAGTTAGTCGAGGTGCGGGCGGTCTCTGCCGGCCTGCTCGCTTCCTGGCGCCAGTAGTCACCGACACGGATTGTTCGTCCTTGCCGCGCGCCGCTGCGCGACTCCGTTGTCGTCCAGATGCCTGATCGGAGCAGAGGAAGAGCCTTGCCTCGAACGCGTAGGTACAAGCTTCTTTTCGCAGAGAGCGTCGTGATCGTGATCTGCCTGGCGCTGGCGATGTCGAGTGGCCTGCCGGGCCTCACCGGCACCGCCCTCGCGGTCGAGGCCTCGCCAGGCGGGGGGTCGGCCCCCCCCCCAGTCCCACGCCCGCCGGCGGGACCGGCGGGGGCGGGTCGGCGAATCCGGCCCAGCCGGGCGCCGGTGGCAACGTCCCCGTGCCGGCCGGAGATGTCGCGGCGCTGGCGGTCGGTACCCCTGACGGCGTGAACGTCCTGGTGCCGAACTCCGCTGCGGACGGCGGCTGGCGCGAGCTGACCAACCTAGCGGTTCAGGGCTGGGACACCCCGCTCTGGACCGAGTTCCACTGCGTGACGGGGGATGGCCGCTACATGGCTGTGACCTTCGCCCCGATCGGCATGGCTGATGACGAGACGTTGCGCGACGAGGGTGCGTTCGGCGCAATCGTCGACCTCAGGACAGGCAGCCGGTGGGTCCTGCCGGTCCGAGTCGGGCTCAAGTACTACTCACCCGGCTGTGGCACCGGCACGGATGTCGTCTTCAGCCGTAACACCGGAACCGACCATGCGAACACCGAACTGATCAGGGTCGATGCCGCGGGCAGCAAGATCCGCGACCGACGCACTGTGACCGGTCGGGTGGCGTCAGCCGTGCCGACGGCGAAGGGGGTGGCAGCGGCCGACGGTTCCAGGGTGATCTCGGTCGCGGCCGACGGAGGCAAATCGACCTTGGTGACTGCGCCAGGTGCGGTTTTCGATCTGCGGCCGAGCTCCGGTGACGGGCTCGACTACCTCGCCGTGACGGGCTCGGCGACCTCGAAGGCGTTCCGCCGAGGGAGCAGCGGCAAGATCACGGAGCTGGCCGAGGGGCCGCTACGCAACATGGCGCTCTGGCAGGGCCGGGGCGGCAAGAACCACCTCGTCGGCCGTCCGAGCCGGGTCACCGGCGGAAACCCGATCGATGTTCTCGGCGCCGACGCGCAACCGGCGGATCTGTCCCTGGATGCCGGGCTCGTCGTCGAAAAAGAGGACATTCCAGGCGGGACGGCGCCGACCAAGACGACCAACGCCATCACGATCAGGAACCGGCCCCGGTCGGGCGGCGCGGTTACGACCACCCAGGTCACCACCGCCGCGCCGGAACAGACCCCCGCAGCGAGCAGCAGCCCGACGCCGTCCAGCCTGGCACCGAGCACCCTCAAGCCGAACACCCTTCCGAGTGGCGGAGCCGCCGGTTCTGGCTCGCCCTGCGCGGTCGCGCCGCTCGATCCGCAGATGCAGATCATCCAGCCGTCTCCAGCGCAGATT contains the following coding sequences:
- a CDS encoding IS3 family transposase, whose protein sequence is MKFAAIADWAASDAFPVTFMCDELEVSRSGYYAWFQRRPSQRSLDDATYTTLIKAICAHGRGNPGVRRVQADLAASGHLLSPKRVWRLMKAAGLQGRHPKAWRRTTIGGDHPVPAPDLIARDFTATEPNTRWCGDITYVKTWDGWAYTATVIDLHSRTVVGWAVADHMRTSLVTEALDMALTRRSPPPGVIFHSDRGTQYTSAAFDDYCKTNKISRSLGRTGICYDNAVSESFFATYKKELVHTRPRPTRADLKTETTDWINNYYNTIRRHSTLEYLTSREYELGYRDISQLAA
- a CDS encoding transposase codes for the protein MGSTRRAFTEEYKDQAVAFVLDGDRPIAEVARNIGVHEMTLGKWVKKAREAAAERPADAVLNESERTELDRLRREAADATATIAELRMQVDFAKKVATWFAKGKQ